The genomic region CAGTATTCCAGTGTTTTTTATTCAAATGATAGCCCGGCTTTACTCCCTTATACATCTCACGGTAATCAAGGGCAATATCAGGATTGCATTTCAGAGATATTTCTATTTCATCCAAAATAGCAAATATTTTCCCGCTTACTTTTATTACACAGTTTTCCGGGCCGAAAGGATATGTTTCTTCGCTTTCCGGCAGCATTAAGCAGATTTTTTTATATGTCTTAAATTTTGACATTATATCTCCCCATTTCTCTATTTATTTATAAAACAAAAAATTCAGATTCTGATTATTCTATATTTTTATTTTAAACCTTACTATAAAAATTATCAACATTTTTAGAAAATTCAGATATTCTCATTTTATAAAATGACTGTGCCTTTTTCCCGGCACAGCCACTCTGTATTATTGTTACGTTTGATCTCCGGACTTACCTGATATTAGTACATGTGCTTCTCTGATATGTACCTTACCCATCAGTTTGTCCATTTCTTTCATAGTTTTTCTGTAATCTTTTTTTTCATTCTTATATGTAACTATATATTCCACTTTATTTACCAGCTGACCGTATTTCATAATAAATGTTCTCACCGGAGCCGGTATTCCCCCGAACCAGACAGGTGTACACAGTATTACCCTGCTGTAAGCAGAAATGTCTATTGATACTTCGTCTATCGGCGTCGCTTTTTTTAACAAAGCCTGAAATGCCGATCTAACAACCCCAAAAAAACCTCTCCTGTTTACCAAATCCTTTATTCCATAAATAGCTGTTTTATTTTCTCCCGCATACTCTTCTGCTACACTTTTAGTGTTTCCTGTACGGGAATAAAAAATAATTATTCTTGACATATGTTTTTACCCCACTGATATTTCTTGTTTCTTTTTGATTGTTTTATAAAATTTGGCTTTTATTTTATATAATTTTCTCGTATCTGTAATCTGCCCACCATTTTCCGTTATAATATGTAAAATCATTCAGA from Sebaldella sp. S0638 harbors:
- a CDS encoding MmcQ/YjbR family DNA-binding protein, translated to MSKFKTYKKICLMLPESEETYPFGPENCVIKVSGKIFAILDEIEISLKCNPDIALDYREMYKGVKPGYHLNKKHWNTVVFESDVKRKALIEMIVHSYKCVAGKMTKSTREMLLTKLEDQMEFLK